From Musa acuminata AAA Group cultivar baxijiao chromosome BXJ3-8, Cavendish_Baxijiao_AAA, whole genome shotgun sequence, one genomic window encodes:
- the LOC103993181 gene encoding ferric reduction oxidase 2-like yields MDKAVRGVLRQTGSKRMILKATQLLAAIVFAGWLMIWIVRPTKTYQNQWLPQLLSETDSTYFGRQGTNILIYTFPILFISVLGCIYLHLVKRTDNSQSGSSTHSLAAWKRPVVVNWPLGIVSGIELTFCVLFLVLLIWFYTMYLVVNFSNSHQSHSQDTGEMLKLWQTRLDGAGIRLALLGDLCCAFLFFPVIRGSSLLPLVGLTSESSIRYHVWLGHITLAVFSAHSVCYIVYWASTNKIDEMLKWDNTGIANVPGEIAILAGLTMWATTFPRIRRKMFELFFYTHQLYIAFLFFYMLHVGISHFCVILPGVYLFMVDRYLRFLQSRAKVRLVSARLLPSESIELNFAKSPGLAFEPLSVVFINVPGVSSLQWHPFTVSSSSNLEPERLSVIIKKEGRWTQKLYRTLSSPVPQDRLDVSVEGPYGPVSKNFLRYDSLILVSGGSGITPFISIIRELIHQRTTLNRPTPAVLLICAFKTSADLTMLDLLLPVSGNISDLSGLDLRIEAFVTREKSATDDAQNNIQTIWFKPLPSDVPISPVLGPNGWLWLAAIVSSSFVAFLLLISILQRYYIYPIDHNTNKVFSYSSRSVLNVLFVCICIMAAASAAVLWNKRENSKQEKQIQNIDAPTPTTSPGSRFYNADRELESVPQDSLVKATKVHFDGRPPLKKMLLEFDGSNVGVMASGPRGMRHEVATICSSGLADNLHFESISFSW; encoded by the exons ATGGACAAGGCTGTCCGAGGTGTCCTTCGTCAAACTGGTAGCAAGCGGATGATCCTAAAGGCAACGCAGCTACTTGCTGCAATTGTGTTTGCCGGGTGGCTGATGATATGGATCGTCAGGCCTACAAAAACATACCAAAACCAATGGTTGCCGCAGCTCCTCTCAGAGACTGACTCAACATATTTTGGACGGCAGG GTACCAACATCTTGATCTACACGTTTCCCATCTTGTTTATTTCAGTTCTTGGCTGTATTTATCTCCACCTGGTGAAGAGAACGGACAACTCCCAGAG TGGCAGCTCAACTCATAGTCTGGCTGCATGGAAGAGACCTGTGGTTGTGAACTGGCCGCTTGGAATAGTTTCCGGCATAGAGTTGACCTTCTGTGTGTTGTTTCTGGTGCTCCTCATCTGGTTCTATACCATGTACCTTGTCGTTAACTTCTCCAACTCGCACCAGTCTCATTCTCAGGATACCGGAGAGATGTTGAAATT ATGGCAAACAAGGCTGGACGGTGCGGGAATCCGATTGGCATTACTTGGGGACCTCTGCTGCGCCTTTCTCTTCTTCCCGGTCATTCGTGGGTCGTCGCTGTTGCCACTCGTCGGGCTTACCTCCGAGTCCAGCATCAGATATCACGTTTGGCTTGGCCACATCACTCTGGCTGTGTTCTCGGCGCACAGCGTATGTTACATAGTGTACTGGGCATCCACCAACAAGATTGATGAG ATGCTAAAATGGGATAACACCGGGATAGCCAATGTGCCTGGCGAAATAGCTATTCTCGCAGGATTAACTATGTGGGCAACCACATTTCCTCGCATCAGGCGCAAGATGTTCGAGCTCTTCTTCTACACGCATCAACTCTacattgccttcctcttcttctacatGTTGCATGTGGGCATCTCCCATTTCTGTGTCATCCTTCCTGGCGTGTATCTTTTCATGGTCGACCGCTACCTGCGGTTCCTGCAATCAAGAGCCAAGGTCAGGTTGGTTTCCGCACGCCTTTTGCCATCTGAATCCATTGAGCTAAACTTCGCAAAGAGCCCAG GACTGGCCTTTGAGCCTCTGAGCGTCGTTTTCATTAACGTTCCGGGAGTGTCATCCCTCCAGTGGCATCCCTTCACTGTGAGCTCCAGCAGCAACTTGGAACCTGAGCGGCTGTCTGTAATcatcaagaaagaaggaagaTGGACTCAGAAGCTCTACAGAACATTGTCATCACCGGTTCCACAAGATCGCCTCGATGTTTCGGTCGAAGGCCCTTATGGTCCGGTGTCCAAGAACTTCCTAAG GTATGATTCCTTGATACTAGTGAGCGGTGGCAGTGGAATCACACCCTTCATCTCCATAATTCGGGAACTCATCCACCAGAGGACGACTCTGAATCGTCCAACTCCTGCCGTCCTCCTCATTTGTGCCTTCAAGACCTCAGCGGACCTCACCATGCTCGATCTCCTCCTTCCGGTATCTGGAAATATCTCGGACCTTTCTGGCTTGGATCTACGAATCGAAGCCTTTGTGACCAGAGAGAAATCTGCCACGGATGACGCGCAAAACAACATCCAAACCATATGGTTTAAGCCCCTTCCCTCTGACGTTCCCATCTCTCCGGTGCTCGGTCCCAATGGCTGGCTTTGGTTGGCTGCGATAGTATCGTCCTCTTTCGTCGCATTCCTCCTACTTATTAGCATTCTCCAGCGTTACTACATATACCCAATCGACCACAACACCAACAAAGTCTTCTCCTATTCTTCGAGATCTGTTTTAAATGTGCTTTTTGTATGTATCTGCATAATGGCGGCGGCAAGTGCAGCGGTTCTGTGGAACAAGAGAGAGAACTCAAAACAAGAGAAACAGATCCAGAATATAGATGCGCCGACGCCGACAACTTCGCCCGGTTCCCGGTTCTACAACGCAGATAGAGAGCTCGAAAGCGTTCCCCAAGATTCTCTTGTTAAAGCCACCAAGGTTCATTTTGACGGAAGACCACCACTCAAGA AGATGCTACTGGAGTTTGATGGTTCTAACGTTGGGGTGATGGCCAGCGGCCCTCGCGGTATGCGTCATGAAGTAGCAACCATTTGCTCGTCAGGCCTGGCAGACAATCTACACTTTGAATCCATTAGCTTCAGTTGGTGA
- the LOC135645223 gene encoding ferric reduction oxidase 2-like, whose protein sequence is MKLLLGVVFLGWLMIWGMLPTHTFGERWLPMLLSKTKTTYFGRLGTNVLIFTFPILFIAVVGCVYLHIVQKSDRNKSSSGALKAWRRPLLIKQPLGIVSGTELAFCLTFLAFIVWFFSCYLSNALANFKGEGGEKESNGLWLAKLEIAALRLGLLGSLCFAFLFFPVTRASSLLPLVGLTSECSIKYHVWLGHIVMLVFTAHGVCYIIVWAATNRLSEMLSWARVGVSNVAGEIALLSGLLMWATTFSRIRRRMFELFFYSHQLYILFLIFYLLHVGISFICLVLPGVYLFMVDRFLRFLQSRNKVRLVSARLLPSETVELNFSKDPSLHYNPLSILFINVPSISSLQWHPFTVSSNSNLESDRLSIVIKKEGSWTEKLCHKVSSSSLNRLEVSVEGPYGPNAMAFLRYDSIVMVSGGSGITPFMSIIRELIFRSTTGSPTPSVLLICAFQTSADLTMLDLLLPVSSTVSDLSRLRLRIEAFVTRESVPPNEPSKLIRTAWFISDPSDLPLAPVLGRDSWLWLGAIISSSFVAFLVLVGIVTRYYLYPIENGTNGFFSSWKSLLNLLFICICIVVTSTAAVLWNKRSTMKAKIQNTEALTDRELESVPHQFIVGATTVHFGERPDFKKMLLESEGSNVGVMASGPSSLRRAVASICSSGPGKRLHFESISFSW, encoded by the exons ATGAAGCTGCTTCTTGGAGTGGTCTTCCTTGGATGGCTAATGATCTGGGGTATGTTGCCGACACACACTTTCGGGGAGCGCTGGTTGCCGATGCTCCTGTCGAAGACGAAGACTACATACTTCGGAAGACTAG GGACCAACGTCCTGATCTTTACGTTCCCGATCTTATTCATTGCTGTTGTTGGATGCGTGTATCTGCACATTGTTCAGAAAAGTGACCGCAACAAGAG TTCAAGCGGCGCTCTTAAAGCGTGGAGGAGACCACTGCTTATAAAGCAGCCACTGGGAATCGTCTCAGGCACAGAACTAGCATTCTGTTTGACGTTTCTAGCGTTTATTGTGTGGTTCTTCTCATGTTATCTAAGTAATGCCCTGGCCAACTTCAAAGGAGAAGGTGGGGAGAAGGAGAGTAACGGGCT GTGGTTAGCTAAGTTAGAAATAGCGGCTCTACGACTGGGATTGCTTGGAAGCCTCTGTTTTGCTTTCCTCTTCTTTCCGGTCACTCGGGCATCCTCCCTTTTGCCACTCGTTGGGCTTACCTCGGAGTGCAGCATCAAGTACCACGTATGGCTTGGCCACATCGTCATGCTTGTATTCACCGCTCATGGGGTTTGCTACATCATCGTTTGGGCAGCCACCAACCGGTTATCTGAG ATGTTGAGTTGGGCGCGAGTAGGAGTATCGAATGTGGCAGGAGAAATAGCTCTTCTCTCGGGGCTGCTCATGTGGGCGACCACGTTCTCCCGCATACGGCGCAGGATGTTTGAGCTCTTCTTCTATTCCCATCAGTTGTACATTCTCTTCCTTATCTTCTACCTGCTTCATGTGGGGATATCCTTTATCTGCTTAGTTCTTCCCGGGGTCTACCTCTTCATGGTAGATAGGTTCCTGCGATTCTTGCAGTCAAGGAATAAGGTCAGGTTGGTCTCTGCTCGCCTTTTGCCATCCGAAACAGTCGAGTTGAACTTCTCCAAGGATCCAA GTTTGCATTACAACCCATTGAGCATATTGTTCATCAACGTGCCAAGCATCTCATCGCTTCAGTGGCACCCCTTCACTGTGAGCTCCAACAGCAATTTGGAGTCGGACAGACTTAGCATCGTCATCAAGAAAGAAGGAAGCTGGACAGAGAAACTGTGCCATAaagtctcttcttcttccctcaatCGTCTCGAAGTTTCAGTGGAAGGCCCTTATGGCCCTAACGCAATGGCCTTTCTAAG GTATGATTCTATCGTAATGGTGAGTGGTGGGAGTGGAATCACCCCTTTCATGTCCATAATTCGGGAGCTCATCTTCCGTAGCACAACTGGCAGTCCTACCCCAAGTGTCCTCTTGATTTGCGCCTTCCAGACCTCCGCCGACCTCACCATGCTCGATCTCCTCCTCCCAGTTTCTAGCACCGTCTCCGACCTCTCTCGCTTGCGGCTACGAATCGAAGCCTTTGTCACAAGAGAAAGTGTTCCTCCCAACGAACCTAGCAAGCTCATCCGGACAGCTTGGTTCATCTCTGATCCGTCAGACCTGCCTCTCGCACCAGTCCTCGGACGCGACAGCTGGCTCTGGCTAGGCGCAATAATCTCGTCCTCCTTCGTCGCTTTCCTCGTGCTCGTTGGCATCGTAACACGCTACTACTTATACCCAATCGAAAATGGCACCAATGGCTTCTTCTCCTCATGGAAATCCCTCCTAAATCTTCTGTTCATATGCATCTGCATAGTCGTGACATCTACCGCAGCGGTCCTGTGGAACAAGAGAAGCACCATGAAAGCAAAGATCCAGAACACAGAGGCCCTTACTGATCGTGAATTGGAGAGTGTTCCTCATCAGTTCATCGTCGGAGCAACCACGGTACATTTCGGAGAGAGGCCTGATTTCAAGA AGATGCTATTGGAGAGCGAGGGCTCCAACGTAGGAGTCATGGCCAGTGGGCCGAGTTCCTTGCGTCGTGCTGTTGCAAGCATCTGTTCATCAGGTCCGGGCAAAAGGTTGCACTTCGAGTCGATAAGCTTCAGCTGGTGA